The following proteins are encoded in a genomic region of Sulfurospirillum arsenophilum NBRC 109478:
- the sdhA gene encoding 8-methylmenaquinol:fumarate reductase flavoprotein subunit, whose product MSEQFTRREFLQSACITMGALAVSTTGVEKAFAASSTSTPNSSGMPTCDVLIIGSGAAGLRAAVAARKKNPNLSVVVVSKVMPTRSATTMAEGGINGVIDFSEGDSFELHAKDTVKGGDFLVDQDTAMKFATYAGAAIHELDYIGMPFSRDSKGNVDKRYAGGASKIRCNFAEDKTGHILTHTCLDDALKNGVKFLMDHHMLDLSIENGHCEGVVLRNIRTGDIAPVRAKSVVLATGGYTRVFWNRTSTPYIATGDGAAAALRAGLIFKDPEMLQFHPTGVCHGGTLITEAARGEGGILLNNLGERFMKRYVPNKMELAPRDIVARSIETEIREGRGYGHDMEAYVLLDVTHLGKEKIMKNLPQIRHIGMLFENMDLVEKPIAIRPTAHYSMGGIHVTSLDTMATPAPGLFAAGEAACVSIHGANRLGGNSLCDATVTGKIAGINAAEYAAKAGFGAGKRLNDLTLKWTSHFKEITGSGKGNVNDMYALREELGAANWYNMGIFRTESKLLALADKHAEFQARYDAIRIPNTNPVFNTAYTEYVELGNLLLASRAALMGATARKESRGSHFREDYLKRDDANFLKHSMVTMDEKGQMHLDWKDVVVGQFKIEERKY is encoded by the coding sequence ATGAGTGAACAGTTTACCAGAAGAGAGTTTCTGCAGTCAGCCTGTATTACCATGGGTGCGTTGGCAGTGAGTACCACAGGGGTAGAAAAAGCATTTGCTGCATCTTCAACCTCTACGCCTAATTCATCAGGTATGCCAACCTGTGATGTATTAATTATTGGTTCAGGTGCTGCAGGTCTTAGAGCTGCTGTTGCCGCACGTAAAAAGAACCCAAATCTAAGCGTAGTTGTGGTGAGCAAAGTGATGCCAACCAGAAGTGCTACAACCATGGCAGAGGGTGGCATTAATGGTGTTATTGATTTTAGTGAAGGAGACTCCTTTGAGCTTCACGCTAAAGATACTGTTAAAGGTGGTGACTTCTTAGTCGATCAAGATACCGCAATGAAGTTTGCAACTTACGCAGGTGCGGCTATTCATGAGCTTGATTACATTGGTATGCCGTTTTCACGCGATAGCAAAGGTAATGTTGATAAACGTTACGCAGGTGGCGCTAGTAAAATTCGCTGTAATTTTGCAGAAGATAAAACAGGTCACATTTTAACGCATACCTGTTTGGATGATGCGCTTAAAAACGGTGTCAAGTTTTTGATGGATCATCATATGCTTGATCTTAGCATTGAAAACGGTCATTGTGAGGGTGTTGTGTTACGTAACATTCGTACCGGAGACATCGCTCCTGTTCGTGCGAAATCCGTCGTTTTAGCAACGGGAGGTTACACTCGAGTTTTTTGGAATCGTACCTCAACTCCATACATCGCAACAGGTGATGGTGCCGCGGCAGCCCTTCGTGCAGGCTTAATCTTCAAAGACCCAGAGATGCTTCAGTTCCACCCAACGGGCGTTTGCCATGGTGGTACGCTCATCACTGAAGCAGCACGTGGTGAAGGTGGCATCTTGCTCAACAACTTAGGGGAGCGTTTTATGAAACGCTACGTACCCAATAAAATGGAACTAGCACCGCGTGATATTGTCGCACGTTCGATTGAGACAGAGATTCGTGAAGGTCGTGGTTATGGTCACGATATGGAAGCCTATGTTTTACTGGATGTAACGCATTTAGGCAAAGAAAAAATCATGAAAAACTTGCCACAAATCCGTCATATTGGTATGTTGTTTGAGAACATGGATTTGGTTGAAAAACCAATCGCGATTCGCCCAACAGCACACTACTCAATGGGTGGTATCCATGTGACAAGCTTAGACACTATGGCAACTCCTGCTCCTGGTCTTTTTGCAGCGGGTGAGGCAGCATGTGTCTCTATCCACGGTGCAAATCGCCTTGGTGGTAACTCATTGTGTGATGCAACCGTTACAGGCAAAATTGCGGGTATTAATGCTGCTGAATACGCAGCTAAAGCAGGTTTTGGTGCGGGTAAACGTCTTAATGATTTAACACTCAAATGGACAAGTCATTTCAAAGAGATAACCGGTTCTGGCAAAGGCAACGTGAACGATATGTACGCCCTTCGTGAAGAGCTTGGTGCTGCTAACTGGTATAACATGGGTATCTTTAGAACCGAGTCTAAATTACTCGCTCTCGCTGACAAACACGCAGAATTCCAAGCACGTTACGACGCGATTCGTATCCCCAATACAAACCCCGTATTTAACACAGCTTATACAGAGTATGTTGAACTTGGTAACTTGTTGCTTGCATCTCGCGCTGCACTTATGGGTGCTACGGCTCGAAAGGAATCACGAGGGTCTCATTTCCGTGAAGATTACTTAAAACGTGATGATGCAAACTTCTTAAAACACTCTATGGTCACAATGGATGAAAAAGGTCAAATGCATTTAGACTGGAAAGATGTTGTTGTCGGTCAGTTTAAAATTGAAGAGAGGAAATACTAA
- a CDS encoding LysR family transcriptional regulator, with the protein MSLKQIECVVMVAKLKSFTKAAQKLKIAQPSLSQSINILEKQIGVPLFDRSTTPISLTHAGEIYLSKAHTIIELYNDLNVQMRDVTGFENGKLRLGITQTGYHFIHDALSIFYKKFPNTDLKITQVFSTLNLKKMLLDGDIDIGTLILPLHTDELSYKVIKEDQACLALPITHPLAQKAKKKTKGYPFIALNELKNEKFILPKDSQRSRAIYDAIFKKAGFEPKVFCETETFDIANSIVASGIGACFTLPQFIKEDKEDKLMLFSIDEPLLNRTVVLAYRKDKRLSKIAHEFLAIAKSL; encoded by the coding sequence ATGAGTTTAAAGCAAATAGAGTGTGTTGTAATGGTTGCAAAATTAAAAAGCTTTACAAAGGCGGCTCAAAAGCTCAAAATTGCCCAGCCATCTTTAAGCCAGAGTATTAATATCTTAGAAAAGCAAATTGGTGTACCACTTTTTGATCGAAGTACAACGCCTATTAGTCTGACCCATGCGGGAGAGATATATCTCTCGAAAGCACATACGATTATAGAACTTTACAATGATCTAAATGTGCAAATGCGCGATGTGACAGGCTTTGAAAATGGGAAGTTAAGGCTAGGGATCACGCAAACGGGTTACCATTTTATTCACGACGCGTTATCGATATTTTATAAAAAATTCCCCAATACAGATTTGAAAATTACGCAAGTATTTTCGACGCTGAATTTAAAAAAGATGCTTCTTGATGGAGATATTGATATCGGAACACTGATTTTACCCCTTCATACGGATGAATTAAGCTATAAAGTTATTAAAGAAGATCAAGCGTGTCTGGCTTTACCGATAACTCATCCTCTTGCTCAAAAAGCAAAGAAAAAAACGAAAGGGTATCCTTTTATTGCATTAAATGAACTCAAAAATGAAAAATTTATCCTACCTAAAGATAGCCAGCGTAGCCGTGCAATTTACGATGCTATTTTTAAAAAAGCGGGCTTTGAACCCAAAGTTTTTTGTGAGACAGAGACCTTTGATATAGCCAATTCTATCGTTGCATCAGGCATTGGTGCTTGTTTTACCTTGCCTCAATTTATCAAAGAAGATAAAGAAGATAAACTCATGCTTTTTAGCATCGATGAACCACTGCTTAATCGTACCGTTGTTTTAGCGTATCGAAAAGACAAACGTTTATCAAAAATTGCGCATGAATTTTTAGCGATAGCAAAAAGCCTATAG